A DNA window from Macadamia integrifolia cultivar HAES 741 unplaced genomic scaffold, SCU_Mint_v3 scaffold1881, whole genome shotgun sequence contains the following coding sequences:
- the LOC122065121 gene encoding uncharacterized protein LOC122065121, with translation MAERPIAPAIGPSTTVEQRRRIGREGEEKSSFISTTQGGGSHAAVPKGHVDVNVLNSGLFVFRLNVEEDRLKVLEGGLWFVQKKPFIIWPWSPCASLDKINLCSFTFWINLANLPFHYWSSESLSRIRSVIGKSLVTDKRTMTKERLSFACLCVEVNAGDELPSSVSVYDDEGIVFMQHVLYDWRPSSCSNCKIFGHSSSQCASLGGEINGDLETHNTKKAQREWRPEQSDPVDSVAEDDTQAIADGGIGQIVLYNPGPTNLNATQQGNNHSNFKNNNARAVKGN, from the exons ATGGCGGAGAGGCCAATAGCTCCGGCTATTGGGCCTTCTACCACTGTGGAGCAAAGGAGGCGGATAGGGAGAGAAGGTGAAGAGAAGAGTTCTTTTATTTCCACAACCCAAGGTGGAGGATCTCATGCTGCTGTTCCCAAAG GTCACGTTGATGTAAACGTGCTCAATAGTGGTTTGTTCGTTTTCAGACTTAACGTTGAGGAGGATCGACTAAAAGTTCTTGAGGGAGGACTTTGGTTTGTCCAGAAAAAGCCTTTCATTATCTGGCCTTGGAGTCCATGCGCTTCTCTTGATAAGATTAATCTTtgttcttttactttttggaTAAATTTAGCAAATCTCCCATTTCATTATTGGAGTTCTGAATCATTGAGTAGAATTAGGAGTGTGATAGGGAAGTCCCTTGTTACAGATAAGAGAACGATGACAAAGGAGAGGCTGTCATTTGCATGCTTATGTGTGGAGGTAAATGCCGGAGATGAGTTGCCGAGTTCAGTATCTGTGTATGATGATGAGGGGATTGTCTTCATGCAACATGTCCTTTATGATTGGAGACCTTCTAGTTGTAGCAATTGTAAGATCTTTGGTCACTCTTCTAGTCAGTGTGCAAGCCTTGGAGGTGAAATTAATGGTGATTTGGAAACTCATAATACCAAAAAGGCACAGAGAGAATGGAGACCTGAGCAATCTGATCCGGTGGATTCGGTGGCTGAGGATGATACTCAGGCCATCGCAGATGGTGGAATTGGTCAAATTGTTCTCTACAATCCTGGTCCAACCAATCTGAATGCAACCCAACAAGGCAAcaatcattcaaatttcaaaaacaaCAATGCTAGGGCGGTGAAGGGAAATTAA